In a genomic window of Piliocolobus tephrosceles isolate RC106 chromosome 1, ASM277652v3, whole genome shotgun sequence:
- the LOC113225311 gene encoding uncharacterized protein LOC113225311: protein MYPRLHFFLHLPPRNSFLRVLGQPLVRRGCSNVPPMRGLCTVTIAHTVTHIFMQSHTRQKHAMTKPYVILTAQPIKTYHRTHTSFQECLSSCITYTPPDTAMQVTSHGHMIVTVWPPPAPSTPTLWHHTHCLQLSGSLGRVESSRNNQPILGPPKLPRHTQSHAMVPTPTMQPPTPASVRHNSMWMHSLTPHDLLSMLEGNRQALAFLGKSVGPQPFQGIAHRWAWPHPYLLPPHCSWQRGRFGARPPLAGSLGAPLRLRKEIWPQVVGGSWVSQDRRPRAGRGHVVGLFYLPVSPSCSELGG from the coding sequence atgtaccccagacttcatttctttctgcatCTTCCTCCAAGAAACAGCTTCCTGAGGGTGCTGGGGCAGCCATTGGTGAGGAGGGGCTGCTCCAATGTCCCTCCTATGAGGGGACTCTGCACAGTCACCATTGCCCACACTGTCACACATATTTTCATGCAGTCACACACAAGACAAAAGCATGCAATGACAAAACCATACGTAATCCTGACCGCCCAGCCAATCAAGACATATCACAGAACACACACATCCTTCCAAGAATGTTTATCCTCATGCATCACTTACACACCCCCAGACACTGCAATGCAAGTCACTAGTCATGGTCACATGATAGTGACAGTGtggcctcctcctgcccccagtACACCCACCCTCTGGCACCACACACATTGTCTCCAGCTTTCAGGCTCACTGGGGAGGGTGGAATCGAGCCGGAACAATCAGCCCATATTGGGTCCCCCTAAGTTGCCCCGTCATACTCAGTCCCATGCCATGGTGCCCACACCAACCATGCAGCCACCAACCCCAGCCAGTGTCAGACACAATTCCATGTGGATGCACAGTCTCACTCCACATGACCTGCTCTCAATGCTGGAGGGAAACAGGCAGGCCCTTGCCTTTCTTGGAAAAAGTGTGGGGCCACAGCCCTTTCAGGGCATTGCACACAGGTGGGCCTGGCCTCACCCCTACCTTCTTCCTCCCCACTGCAGTTGGCAAAGGGGGAGGTTTGGGGCCAGACCCCCACTGGCTGGCAGCCTGGGGGCTCCTctaaggctgaggaaggaaatttgGCCCCAGGTTGTTGGGGGGTCTTGGGTCTCCCAGGATAGAAggcccagggcagggagggggcatGTGGTTGGGCTCTTTTATCTCCCTGTGTCCCCTTCCTGCTCTGAGCTAGGGGGctga
- the SDC3 gene encoding syndecan-3 isoform X1, which yields MAIAYLGSSCPSQPPSSLALSLSPTPSDFEQESGIETAMRFSPDVALAVSTTPAVLPTTNIQPVGAPFEELPSERPTPEPATSPLVVTEVPEEPSQRATTISTTTATTAATTTGAPTVATVPATVATAAPSTPAAPPFTATTAVVRTTGVQRLLPLPLTTVATARATTPEAPSPPTTAAVLDTEAPTPRLVSTATSRPRALPRPATTQEPDIPERSTLPLGTTAPGPTEVAQTPTPETFLTTVRDEPEVPVSGGPSGDFELPEEETTQPDTANEVVAVGGAAAKPSSPPGTLPKGARPGPGLLDNAIDSGSSAAQLPQKSILERKEVLVAVIVGGVVGALFAAFLVTLLIYRMKKKDEGSYTLEEPKQASVTYQKPDKQEEFYA from the exons ATGGCCATTGCTTACCTGGGATCCTCATGCCCCTCACAACCACCCAGCTCCCtagctctctccctctcccccaccccctcagACTTCGAGCAGGAGTCGGGCATTGAGACAGCCATGCGCTTCAGCCCAGATGTGGCCCTGGCGGTGTCCACCACACCTGCGGTGCTGCCCACCACGAACATCCAGCCTGTGGGAGCACCATTTGAAGAGCTCCCCTCTGAGCGCCCCACCCCAGAGCCAGCCACCAGCCCCCTGGTGGTGACAGAAGTCCCGGAAGAGCCCAGCCAGAGAGCCACCACCATCTCCACTACCACGGCTACCACTGCTGCCACAACAACAGGGGCCCCGACTGTGGCCACAGTGCCTGCCACAGTGGCCACCGCCGCCCCCAGCACCCCTGCAGCACCCCCTTTTACGGCCACCACTGCTGTTGTAAGGACCACCGGCGTACAGAGGCTTCTGCCTCTTCCACTGACCACGGTAGCCACGGCACGGGCCACTACCCCCGAGGCACCCTCCCCCCCCACCACGGCAGCTGTCTTGGACACTGAGGCCCCAACACCCAGGCTGGTCAGCACAGCTACCTCCCGGCCAAGAGCCCTTCCCAGGCCGGCCACCACCCAGGAGCCTGACATCCCTGAGAGGAGCACCCTGCCCCTGGGGACCACTGCCCCTGGACCCACAGAGGTGGCTCAG ACCCCAACTCCAGAGACCTTCCTGACCACAGTCCGGGATGAGCCAGAGGTGCCGGTGAGTGGGGGGCCCAGCGGAGACTTTGAGCTGCCAGAAGAAGAGACGACACAACCAGACACAGCCAATGAGGTGGTAGCTGTGGGAGGGGCTGCGGCCAAGCCATCATCTCCACCTGGGACACTGCCCAAGGGTGCCCGCCCGGGCCCTGGCCTCCTGGACAATGCCATCGACTCGGGCAGCTCAGCTGCTCAGCTGCCTCAGAAGAGTATCCTGGAGCGGAAGGAGGTGCTCGTAG CTGTGATTGTGGGCGGGGTGGTGGGCGCCCTCTTTGCCGCCTTCTTGGTCACACTGCTCATCTATCGCATGAAGAAAAAGGATGAGGGCAGCTACACGCTGGAGGAACCCAAGCAGGCGAGCGTCACATACCAGAAGCCTGACAAGCAGGAGGAGTTCTATGCCTAG
- the SDC3 gene encoding syndecan-3 isoform X2 — protein MRFSPDVALAVSTTPAVLPTTNIQPVGAPFEELPSERPTPEPATSPLVVTEVPEEPSQRATTISTTTATTAATTTGAPTVATVPATVATAAPSTPAAPPFTATTAVVRTTGVQRLLPLPLTTVATARATTPEAPSPPTTAAVLDTEAPTPRLVSTATSRPRALPRPATTQEPDIPERSTLPLGTTAPGPTEVAQTPTPETFLTTVRDEPEVPVSGGPSGDFELPEEETTQPDTANEVVAVGGAAAKPSSPPGTLPKGARPGPGLLDNAIDSGSSAAQLPQKSILERKEVLVAVIVGGVVGALFAAFLVTLLIYRMKKKDEGSYTLEEPKQASVTYQKPDKQEEFYA, from the exons ATGCGCTTCAGCCCAGATGTGGCCCTGGCGGTGTCCACCACACCTGCGGTGCTGCCCACCACGAACATCCAGCCTGTGGGAGCACCATTTGAAGAGCTCCCCTCTGAGCGCCCCACCCCAGAGCCAGCCACCAGCCCCCTGGTGGTGACAGAAGTCCCGGAAGAGCCCAGCCAGAGAGCCACCACCATCTCCACTACCACGGCTACCACTGCTGCCACAACAACAGGGGCCCCGACTGTGGCCACAGTGCCTGCCACAGTGGCCACCGCCGCCCCCAGCACCCCTGCAGCACCCCCTTTTACGGCCACCACTGCTGTTGTAAGGACCACCGGCGTACAGAGGCTTCTGCCTCTTCCACTGACCACGGTAGCCACGGCACGGGCCACTACCCCCGAGGCACCCTCCCCCCCCACCACGGCAGCTGTCTTGGACACTGAGGCCCCAACACCCAGGCTGGTCAGCACAGCTACCTCCCGGCCAAGAGCCCTTCCCAGGCCGGCCACCACCCAGGAGCCTGACATCCCTGAGAGGAGCACCCTGCCCCTGGGGACCACTGCCCCTGGACCCACAGAGGTGGCTCAG ACCCCAACTCCAGAGACCTTCCTGACCACAGTCCGGGATGAGCCAGAGGTGCCGGTGAGTGGGGGGCCCAGCGGAGACTTTGAGCTGCCAGAAGAAGAGACGACACAACCAGACACAGCCAATGAGGTGGTAGCTGTGGGAGGGGCTGCGGCCAAGCCATCATCTCCACCTGGGACACTGCCCAAGGGTGCCCGCCCGGGCCCTGGCCTCCTGGACAATGCCATCGACTCGGGCAGCTCAGCTGCTCAGCTGCCTCAGAAGAGTATCCTGGAGCGGAAGGAGGTGCTCGTAG CTGTGATTGTGGGCGGGGTGGTGGGCGCCCTCTTTGCCGCCTTCTTGGTCACACTGCTCATCTATCGCATGAAGAAAAAGGATGAGGGCAGCTACACGCTGGAGGAACCCAAGCAGGCGAGCGTCACATACCAGAAGCCTGACAAGCAGGAGGAGTTCTATGCCTAG